One Planktothrix serta PCC 8927 DNA segment encodes these proteins:
- a CDS encoding small RNA NsiR4-regulated ssr1528 family protein — protein MSSEANTTPESTTGADAIDVAIAKGIDFDGTPIPQVKLDLYNQVMGLEAGRQRSGVSNTMRSRIVRIGAKHIAQDELNQQLIDAGFQGLKDKEILFYYGGK, from the coding sequence ATGTCTTCAGAAGCTAATACAACCCCTGAATCAACAACGGGCGCAGATGCAATTGATGTGGCGATCGCCAAAGGAATTGACTTTGATGGTACACCCATTCCTCAAGTTAAGCTCGATCTTTATAATCAAGTTATGGGATTAGAAGCCGGACGTCAACGCAGTGGGGTTAGTAATACCATGCGTTCTCGAATTGTTCGCATTGGTGCTAAACATATCGCTCAAGATGAACTGAATCAACAGTTAATTGATGCGGGATTTCAAGGGTTAAAAGATAAAGAAATTTTGTTTTATTATGGGGGGAAATAA
- a CDS encoding 4Fe-4S single cluster domain-containing protein: MTLINIAEICPSTRTLGPGQRFVIWVQGCCFNCRGCVSPEWIPQKQATEIDPQKLANYILSIPGTEGLTVSGGEPMLQASALSELFHNLRQQRDISIICFTGFTLTQLQAQNNPTIDQILTLIDVLIDGQYLPELNDNQGWRGSSNQVVHFLTSRHLPEASLFTQRQRDVEIHLRPNEALMVGVPPLNFSNHFKTAIDTATK, encoded by the coding sequence ATGACCTTAATTAATATTGCTGAAATTTGCCCTTCAACTCGTACCCTTGGCCCAGGTCAACGGTTTGTAATTTGGGTGCAGGGATGTTGTTTTAACTGTCGGGGTTGTGTTTCTCCTGAGTGGATACCCCAGAAACAAGCCACAGAAATTGATCCCCAAAAATTAGCTAATTATATATTATCAATTCCGGGTACAGAAGGGTTAACCGTTTCCGGGGGTGAACCGATGTTACAAGCATCAGCATTGAGTGAATTATTCCATAATTTACGTCAACAACGGGATATTTCTATTATTTGTTTTACTGGGTTTACTTTAACACAACTGCAAGCCCAAAACAACCCTACTATTGATCAAATTTTAACCTTAATTGATGTTTTAATTGATGGACAATATCTTCCTGAATTAAATGATAATCAAGGTTGGCGAGGTTCATCAAATCAAGTCGTACATTTTTTAACTTCTCGTCATTTACCCGAAGCCAGTTTATTTACACAACGTCAGCGAGATGTAGAAATTCATCTGCGCCCCAATGAAGCCTTAATGGTTGGTGTTCCCCCTCTAAATTTTTCCAATCATTTTAAAACTGCTATCGATACCGCCACCAAGTAG
- a CDS encoding coiled-coil domain-containing protein translates to MLQNQKSLNLIEQIKTCQNLLEFDHISLPFELIQSLLEDCQLTFPPEVLKQLSETEPETLEAWAIALSKTLGTQLELLNSWQPLLDSFPLSVNLKQRISDRNQSLKTLITEKSELLKSANLILSQEQQIRQETQELKTLKSKIQQLTTLEAKLQTTNLEQLKKTIAEKSAQLEPQQQILTDLQQQKTQLDDQITALQQQQTLLKEEITYWQSRQNYLEQSTRNSLSELITLTQLQRQRLSEALAEELAHLETQKQQLIQQQETYTQVQQQIQQTQTDFETYQTITQELITILNSHYQTNAVLGKLLPVNCQKIDHLLKTVQETLAEIDQELSTSRQKQEQIQQKTRFTF, encoded by the coding sequence ATGCTGCAAAATCAAAAAAGTCTGAACTTAATTGAACAAATTAAAACCTGTCAAAATTTATTGGAATTTGATCATATTTCCCTACCCTTTGAGTTAATTCAATCACTCTTGGAGGACTGTCAATTAACCTTTCCTCCTGAAGTCTTAAAACAGTTATCAGAAACGGAGCCGGAAACCTTAGAAGCTTGGGCGATCGCTCTTTCTAAAACCCTAGGAACTCAATTAGAACTACTTAACTCTTGGCAACCTCTACTAGATTCTTTTCCGCTTTCTGTCAATTTGAAACAAAGAATTAGCGATCGCAATCAATCCCTAAAAACCCTAATTACTGAAAAATCAGAACTATTAAAATCAGCTAACTTAATTTTATCACAAGAGCAACAAATTCGTCAAGAAACTCAAGAATTAAAAACCTTAAAATCTAAAATTCAACAGTTAACGACCCTAGAAGCAAAATTGCAAACCACCAACTTAGAACAACTCAAGAAAACGATTGCAGAAAAATCCGCCCAACTAGAACCCCAACAACAAATTCTCACTGATTTACAACAACAAAAAACTCAATTAGACGACCAAATTACCGCCTTACAACAACAACAAACCCTATTAAAAGAAGAAATCACCTATTGGCAATCTCGACAAAATTATTTAGAACAAAGTACCCGCAATTCCCTATCAGAATTAATCACCCTAACCCAACTTCAACGTCAACGATTATCAGAAGCACTCGCCGAAGAATTAGCTCATTTAGAAACTCAGAAACAACAACTCATTCAACAACAAGAAACCTATACCCAAGTGCAGCAACAAATCCAACAAACTCAAACTGATTTTGAAACTTATCAAACAATAACCCAGGAATTAATCACGATTTTAAATAGCCATTATCAAACCAATGCGGTATTAGGAAAACTCTTACCTGTGAATTGTCAAAAAATTGATCATCTGCTCAAAACCGTACAGGAAACCTTAGCAGAAATTGACCAAGAATTATCAACATCTCGACAAAAACAAGAACAGATACAACAAAAAACTCGCTTTACTTTTTAA
- a CDS encoding SUMF1/EgtB/PvdO family nonheme iron enzyme: MANCPICQTEYTENQVSFCTTCGWDLTPYPVTFPGHIPDEFRAKEKAKFKWAKQAWLKLKTQQKQLKEQQLASQQQLTEILTKFDQFSQVPSQQLTESISTLTQQLAIIQQQLTTATAERQQLQTQVNQLNQSQIEYQEKLAQEIVTPQTLLNFFTPINEKLTAIKTQLEAAKIEASIPQKKPSLKIKLREVSFVGVTVNRQGLIINSQPQKAQEFLEDLDTKKMLEMVSIPGGTFLMGSPQRIGNDSEKPQHQVTVSAFLMGKYPITQAQWKRVANLPKVRRDLKPDPSNFKGERRPVENVNWDDAVEFCARLYQYTGTAYRLPSEAEWEYACRAGTTTPFHFGETITADLANYDASNTYDNGPKGIHRQQTTVVGSFPPNAFGLYDMHGNVWEWCADPLHENYQGAPTDGSVWESGGNTDFRVVRGGSWYDNPRNCRSANRFKSVPDSRNLYFGFRVVSSPPGWTL; encoded by the coding sequence ATGGCTAATTGTCCCATCTGTCAAACAGAATATACAGAAAATCAAGTTAGCTTCTGTACAACTTGTGGATGGGATTTAACGCCCTATCCCGTGACTTTCCCTGGACATATCCCCGATGAATTTAGAGCTAAGGAAAAAGCTAAATTCAAGTGGGCAAAACAAGCATGGTTAAAATTAAAAACCCAGCAAAAACAGTTAAAAGAACAACAACTTGCCTCTCAACAACAGTTAACCGAAATTTTAACTAAATTTGATCAATTTTCCCAAGTTCCCAGTCAACAATTAACAGAATCTATCTCTACTCTCACCCAACAGTTAGCAATAATTCAACAACAACTGACCACCGCCACCGCAGAACGTCAGCAACTCCAAACCCAAGTTAATCAGTTAAACCAATCTCAAATAGAATATCAGGAAAAATTAGCCCAAGAAATCGTTACCCCGCAAACCTTACTCAATTTTTTTACCCCCATTAACGAAAAGTTAACGGCGATTAAAACACAACTCGAAGCAGCTAAAATAGAAGCATCAATTCCTCAAAAAAAACCATCTTTAAAGATAAAACTGCGCGAAGTTAGCTTTGTAGGCGTTACTGTTAATCGTCAAGGACTAATTATTAATTCTCAACCTCAAAAAGCTCAAGAATTTCTGGAAGATTTAGACACAAAAAAAATGTTAGAAATGGTGTCTATTCCGGGTGGGACGTTCCTGATGGGTTCACCCCAGAGAATAGGAAATGACAGCGAAAAACCCCAACATCAAGTTACCGTTTCAGCTTTTTTGATGGGCAAATATCCCATTACTCAAGCCCAATGGAAACGGGTTGCTAATCTACCGAAAGTTCGCCGTGACCTAAAACCAGACCCTTCTAACTTTAAAGGCGAGCGCCGACCCGTAGAAAATGTCAACTGGGATGATGCGGTGGAATTTTGTGCCAGACTATACCAATACACAGGAACAGCCTATCGCTTGCCCAGTGAGGCGGAATGGGAATATGCCTGTCGCGCTGGAACTACGACTCCTTTCCATTTTGGCGAAACCATTACAGCCGATTTAGCTAATTATGACGCGAGTAATACTTACGACAATGGGCCAAAAGGAATCCATCGTCAACAAACTACCGTTGTGGGAAGTTTTCCCCCCAATGCTTTTGGTTTATACGATATGCACGGTAATGTCTGGGAATGGTGCGCCGACCCTTTGCATGAAAATTATCAGGGTGCGCCGACTGACGGAAGTGTTTGGGAGTCTGGGGGAAATACTGATTTCCGGGTGGTACGCGGAGGTTCGTGGTACGATAACCCCAGGAATTGTCGTAGTGCCAATCGTTTCAAGAGCGTGCCGGACAGTCGGAACTTGTACTTCGGATTTCGTGTTGTTTCCTCCCCGCCTGGGTGGACTTTGTAA
- a CDS encoding AAA family ATPase — MTIERITSGLNLDSGDRFFIFYGTNTSDTFCTPDLLLQDIEQVLHRYLQSQGYQRILFYSGVEKLYFLDQLSRDRCLPQTQSNNNSTPCQELRFSGSLGRKRGLLGRKTPATPTEIPPTTRNTPTRLQDVNILPIFETVMQDINQKSVIIFTNTEDLGQFDHRRELFGRFVNWLRLPPQNSNLCIFISHHETSAKLQEYCDRIGFTLLSNYISKRDDSTTQSLNLVRLASPDIQEINNLQQYFRLQEQKTLVWKNLNQLSQWISAENQSLKTWYHRFKSVPEISLTQAKAKRWFTADISTQPALERLNQMIGLSSVKTLISQQIPQLIVQQQRQKQGQQTDPPRLHLIFTGNPGTGKTTVARLIGEIYRDLGLLKRGHVREVAKQDLVAGYVGQTAIQTNEVIDKALDGVLFIDEAYTLSQGGNNDFGQEAIDTLLKRMEDERHRLAVIIAGYPDNINEFLESNPGLKRRLPTTIIFEDYTPSELLAIFQQRLSRVQCSMTSELELALVGLFTDLYRRRDQNFGNAGVVENLFDKMDQLRSQRVIQQNLEPLQEPFQLQDLPPEYRQESRKNEQVLQELLQQLDRLTGLDSVKQNIREIVNEQLANQRLREAGIAINEGQQTRHLLFTGNPGTGKTTVARLIGQIFKALGLLQKGHFIEANRSNLVAGYVGQTALKTKEMIESALDGVLFIDEAYGLSRSDSGQDFGREAIDTLVPMMENERDRLIVILAGYTLEMQGFMNANSGIKSRIGNIIEFPDYTAEELHQICLGMGQQGGWIVTPEVSTKLLTIFRDLYEHRGRNFGNGREVRNLYEKMVQRLKSRIVREHLSGEGMRTFRLEDIPNYEGKEL, encoded by the coding sequence ATGACTATTGAACGAATTACATCGGGGTTAAATTTAGATTCAGGCGATCGCTTTTTTATCTTCTACGGAACTAATACTAGCGATACCTTCTGCACTCCAGATTTATTATTACAAGATATTGAACAGGTTTTACATCGTTATTTACAATCTCAAGGTTATCAAAGAATCCTGTTTTATTCAGGAGTGGAAAAACTGTATTTCTTAGATCAACTATCCCGCGATCGCTGTCTTCCCCAAACTCAATCTAACAATAATTCTACCCCTTGTCAAGAACTCAGATTCTCCGGTTCATTAGGAAGAAAACGCGGATTATTAGGGCGAAAAACACCCGCCACCCCGACCGAAATTCCACCAACAACCCGCAATACTCCAACTCGATTACAAGATGTTAATATTCTGCCTATTTTTGAAACTGTGATGCAGGATATTAACCAAAAATCCGTAATTATTTTTACCAATACGGAAGATTTAGGACAATTTGATCATCGCCGCGAACTATTTGGGCGGTTTGTTAATTGGTTACGTTTACCGCCGCAAAATTCTAACCTGTGTATTTTTATTTCTCACCATGAAACCAGTGCTAAATTGCAAGAATATTGCGATCGCATTGGTTTCACTCTCCTATCTAATTATATCAGCAAACGAGATGATTCTACAACTCAATCTCTAAATTTAGTTCGCCTAGCATCTCCCGATATTCAAGAAATTAATAACTTACAACAGTATTTTAGGTTACAGGAACAAAAAACCCTAGTTTGGAAAAATCTTAATCAACTCTCCCAATGGATATCGGCGGAAAACCAATCTCTAAAGACTTGGTATCATCGGTTTAAAAGCGTTCCTGAAATTTCCCTAACTCAAGCAAAAGCAAAGCGTTGGTTTACTGCGGATATTAGCACCCAACCTGCTTTAGAAAGGTTAAATCAAATGATTGGTTTATCGAGTGTCAAAACCTTAATTAGTCAACAAATACCCCAGCTAATTGTACAACAACAACGTCAAAAACAAGGACAACAAACCGACCCACCCCGTCTACATTTAATCTTTACCGGAAATCCGGGTACAGGGAAAACCACCGTAGCGCGATTAATTGGGGAAATATATCGAGATTTAGGATTATTAAAACGGGGTCATGTTCGAGAAGTTGCTAAACAGGATTTAGTCGCTGGATATGTGGGACAAACCGCAATTCAAACTAATGAAGTAATTGATAAAGCCTTAGATGGGGTATTATTTATTGATGAAGCTTATACCTTAAGTCAAGGGGGAAATAATGATTTTGGTCAGGAAGCAATTGATACTTTGCTGAAAAGAATGGAAGATGAACGTCATCGACTGGCGGTAATTATTGCGGGATATCCTGATAATATTAATGAATTTTTGGAAAGTAATCCAGGGTTAAAACGTCGCTTACCTACTACGATTATTTTTGAAGATTATACTCCCTCGGAATTGTTAGCGATTTTTCAACAACGGTTATCGCGGGTACAATGTTCGATGACATCGGAATTAGAATTAGCTTTAGTTGGTTTGTTCACAGATTTGTATAGACGACGGGATCAAAATTTTGGTAATGCGGGGGTAGTGGAAAATTTATTTGATAAAATGGATCAATTGCGTTCTCAGCGTGTAATTCAGCAGAATTTAGAACCGTTACAAGAACCTTTTCAACTCCAAGATTTACCCCCAGAATATCGCCAAGAATCTCGAAAAAATGAGCAAGTTTTACAGGAGTTATTACAACAATTAGATCGGTTAACGGGATTAGATTCTGTTAAACAGAATATCAGAGAAATTGTGAATGAACAATTAGCCAATCAACGGTTAAGAGAAGCGGGAATTGCTATTAATGAAGGTCAGCAAACGCGCCATCTATTATTTACCGGAAATCCAGGGACGGGAAAAACAACGGTAGCGCGATTAATTGGACAAATTTTTAAAGCCTTGGGACTATTACAAAAAGGGCATTTTATTGAAGCAAATCGCAGTAATTTAGTCGCCGGATATGTGGGACAAACGGCTTTAAAAACTAAAGAAATGATTGAATCTGCGTTAGATGGGGTATTATTTATTGATGAAGCTTATGGGTTAAGTCGCAGTGATTCCGGTCAAGATTTTGGACGGGAAGCGATTGATACGTTAGTACCCATGATGGAAAATGAACGCGATCGCCTGATTGTTATTTTAGCAGGATATACCCTAGAAATGCAAGGGTTTATGAATGCAAATTCGGGGATTAAATCTCGAATTGGTAATATTATTGAATTTCCTGATTATACCGCAGAAGAATTACATCAAATTTGTTTAGGAATGGGTCAGCAAGGGGGGTGGATAGTTACCCCAGAAGTATCGACAAAATTGTTAACTATATTTCGAGATCTGTATGAACATCGGGGGCGAAATTTTGGCAATGGTCGAGAGGTCAGAAACCTTTATGAAAAAATGGTACAACGTCTAAAAAGTCGGATTGTTCGAGAGCATTTATCTGGGGAAGGGATGAGAACTTTTAGATTAGAAGATATTCCCAATTATGAAGGGAAAGAATTATAG
- a CDS encoding Hsp70 family protein: protein MSNIGLDFGTTNSIISYLNSNGEPEAYSCPPPDGSKYIPSFIAYHDDNYIEIGNAACNAGTQDPQVETYCHFKMRLPLDSSEFSQYFSCDRTPISVTTDYLQELLISVDNSYSFRSQKGEIKTLVVSVPEIWQRDIYNLGRERLQTLIKQELGLEKQLLQLVSEPVAAAAYYAWMNQRSADQQNSQPFQGNLLVCDMGGGTFDVSLCRIYGDHKVEVLYFDGQGDKGLESAGVAFDRRIVQQAYSKKQGQFLKESDSKLMSLMGDFERVKINTHDRVTKLFINYLNLEDKQDKIANEVYKFSGYSVTFGEVEEAFQPIKQGIETILNRVQSYLKQQDIKIDKLFMVGGFCQFILVQRAIMDALKIDKNDPRIDRSFNITNSAYAISYGACLIANGLVNPIEKYVHTVGVILETINTQTHELEKLDISLIKGGSNLEDLAQPNFYSQPLTPIDHKISITLWLQLLSKGKKHQHPLPDMIELPYCSPDAKYRIGMKVDRSQIAYLVLEELGSGNRLEYPLGNVVSEMFPGHVLIDGIISE from the coding sequence ATGTCTAATATCGGTTTAGATTTTGGTACAACTAACTCGATTATTTCCTATCTCAACTCCAATGGAGAACCAGAAGCTTATTCCTGTCCTCCTCCAGATGGTTCTAAATATATTCCTTCTTTTATTGCCTATCATGATGATAATTATATAGAAATTGGTAATGCGGCTTGCAATGCGGGAACTCAAGACCCCCAAGTCGAAACTTACTGCCATTTTAAGATGCGATTACCTTTAGATTCATCTGAATTTTCTCAATATTTTTCCTGCGATCGCACGCCCATAAGTGTAACAACAGATTATCTACAAGAACTATTAATTTCTGTTGACAATTCCTATAGTTTTAGGAGTCAAAAAGGTGAAATTAAAACCCTAGTTGTTTCTGTTCCTGAAATTTGGCAACGAGATATTTATAATTTAGGTCGGGAACGTCTACAAACTTTAATTAAACAAGAATTAGGATTAGAAAAACAACTCTTACAACTGGTAAGTGAACCCGTAGCTGCGGCGGCTTATTATGCTTGGATGAATCAACGCTCTGCTGATCAACAAAACAGTCAACCCTTTCAGGGAAATTTGCTAGTTTGTGATATGGGAGGCGGTACATTTGATGTTAGTCTTTGTCGGATTTATGGAGATCATAAAGTTGAAGTTCTCTATTTTGATGGACAAGGAGATAAAGGATTAGAATCCGCCGGAGTCGCTTTTGATCGTCGAATTGTTCAGCAAGCTTATAGTAAAAAACAGGGTCAATTTTTAAAAGAATCTGATTCAAAATTGATGAGTTTAATGGGAGATTTTGAACGAGTTAAAATTAATACTCATGATCGGGTTACAAAATTGTTTATTAACTATCTAAATCTGGAAGATAAGCAAGATAAAATAGCTAATGAAGTTTATAAATTTAGTGGCTATTCTGTAACTTTTGGAGAAGTTGAGGAGGCATTTCAACCGATTAAACAAGGAATTGAAACAATACTAAACCGAGTTCAATCCTATCTAAAACAACAGGATATCAAGATTGATAAACTGTTTATGGTGGGAGGATTTTGTCAGTTTATTTTAGTGCAAAGAGCGATTATGGATGCTCTAAAAATTGATAAAAATGATCCTCGAATTGATCGCAGTTTTAATATTACTAACAGTGCTTATGCAATTTCCTACGGAGCTTGTTTAATTGCGAATGGGTTAGTTAATCCCATTGAAAAATATGTTCATACTGTAGGAGTTATTTTAGAAACAATCAATACTCAAACCCATGAACTCGAAAAATTAGATATTTCGTTAATTAAAGGAGGGTCGAATTTAGAAGATTTAGCACAACCTAATTTTTATTCTCAACCCCTTACCCCCATTGATCATAAAATTTCGATCACCCTTTGGCTACAATTATTATCGAAAGGAAAGAAACATCAACATCCCCTTCCTGATATGATTGAGTTACCCTATTGTTCACCTGATGCTAAATATCGAATCGGAATGAAAGTCGATCGATCTCAAATTGCTTATTTAGTTCTCGAAGAACTCGGAAGCGGAAACCGATTAGAATATCCCTTGGGAAATGTCGTTTCTGAGATGTTCCCTGGTCATGTTTTAATTGATGGAATAATATCGGAGTGA
- a CDS encoding pentapeptide repeat-containing protein, translating to MKKSIITSVSLLVALSPLTPAKAENLEQTQQLLATKQCQSCDLSGAGLVLANLVGANLSNANLVGANLSRANLTGADLRGANLTGASLFGANLTGANLTGANLNGTDLRSSYLTNAMLDVQSLNNAQLVGVVGLSASSGSAEDFYRFGVTEAKAGNYVNAIDFYNQALRLDSNLAAAYFARSMARADLGDLGSAIADAKQAQQLYKTLNSPEGEQLSLQLVEVLEYRQNPEQNKPRGGFLGMLESAAPMLLKLLF from the coding sequence ATCAAAAAGAGCATTATAACGAGTGTTTCCTTGTTAGTGGCACTCAGTCCTCTAACTCCAGCAAAAGCAGAAAATTTAGAACAAACCCAACAACTTCTGGCGACGAAACAATGTCAGAGTTGCGATCTCAGTGGGGCGGGTTTGGTACTGGCGAATTTAGTCGGTGCGAACCTCAGTAATGCGAACCTGGTGGGGGCAAACCTCAGTCGAGCGAACCTTACAGGTGCAGACCTGCGGGGGGCGAACTTAACGGGAGCCAGCTTATTTGGGGCGAACTTAACCGGAGCTAATTTAACGGGGGCGAACCTCAATGGTACAGATTTAAGAAGTTCCTATCTCACTAATGCGATGTTGGATGTCCAAAGCCTGAACAACGCTCAATTAGTTGGTGTGGTAGGACTTTCGGCGAGTAGTGGGAGCGCTGAAGATTTTTATCGCTTTGGGGTGACGGAAGCAAAAGCGGGTAATTATGTGAATGCAATTGATTTTTATAATCAAGCTTTAAGATTAGACTCGAATTTAGCCGCTGCCTATTTTGCTCGGAGTATGGCTAGGGCTGATTTAGGGGATTTAGGATCGGCTATTGCGGATGCCAAACAAGCCCAACAACTTTATAAAACCTTAAATTCCCCAGAGGGAGAACAACTATCTCTCCAATTAGTAGAAGTTTTGGAATATCGACAAAATCCCGAACAAAATAAACCTAGGGGTGGATTTTTGGGAATGTTAGAATCAGCAGCCCCGATGTTATTAAAATTACTATTCTAA
- a CDS encoding amino acid ABC transporter substrate-binding protein, with translation MNKKLAVSLLSLLFSVNFPLAGWAETVLEKVNRTGVLTAGVRTDVAPFGYTDKNNALQGYSVDLIKLIQQRLEKQLNKPIKLELKTVDLKNRFNQVETGKLDIVCEATSITPEREQNVDFSVPYFTTGIQLLVREADGERLDPTKASETQLEAVKESNITVGFLLGTTTDDEFRPIYPEAKWQVVGSRADGIRRLRAAEIDLMASDGILLLGELWKQQLDFKEFRLLPEQPLTFEDYGCILPKNSSQWGTMVNQTITSEDNTQLWNKWFDAKTGRFPYQRFQTSVKP, from the coding sequence ATGAACAAAAAACTTGCTGTTTCTCTCTTGAGTCTTCTCTTTAGCGTTAATTTTCCCCTTGCGGGTTGGGCCGAAACCGTGTTAGAAAAAGTAAACCGGACGGGGGTACTGACAGCAGGGGTGAGGACGGATGTGGCTCCCTTTGGCTATACGGACAAAAATAACGCCTTACAAGGGTATTCTGTGGATTTAATTAAATTAATTCAACAGCGCCTGGAAAAACAATTGAATAAACCGATTAAATTAGAATTAAAAACTGTTGACTTGAAAAACAGATTTAATCAGGTAGAAACAGGTAAATTAGATATTGTTTGTGAAGCCACCAGTATTACCCCAGAACGAGAACAAAATGTTGATTTTTCCGTTCCTTATTTTACCACTGGAATTCAACTTTTAGTCCGAGAAGCTGATGGGGAACGTTTAGATCCAACTAAAGCCTCAGAAACGCAATTAGAAGCCGTCAAAGAAAGTAATATTACCGTTGGATTTTTATTAGGAACAACGACAGATGATGAATTTCGTCCGATTTATCCTGAAGCGAAATGGCAAGTTGTCGGAAGTCGTGCGGATGGAATTCGTCGCTTAAGAGCAGCAGAAATTGATTTAATGGCGAGTGATGGAATTTTATTGTTAGGTGAATTGTGGAAACAACAGCTAGACTTTAAAGAATTTCGTTTACTTCCCGAACAACCCCTAACTTTTGAAGATTACGGTTGTATTTTACCTAAAAATAGTTCTCAATGGGGAACAATGGTTAACCAAACGATTACCAGTGAAGATAATACTCAACTGTGGAATAAATGGTTTGACGCTAAAACTGGGCGTTTTCCCTATCAAAGGTTTCAAACCAGTGTCAAACCTTAA